The following coding sequences lie in one Halorarum halophilum genomic window:
- a CDS encoding ABC transporter substrate-binding protein, translated as MSSDGNQADVDAGRRRLLSAVGAAGIAGLAGCGGRQSANTGEQTPEPTATEQSTDGEVNQEGKPLDSALTVAQWAVPSESQYNVYNSKNDAEARRVMFDRLLYYNLSSQEYEGYAVSDWEFSGDAIDLTVRDDYTWHDGDEVTARDLEIQLKLDMYTGGSLADYVSDISEAVSTSGDKTARMEFESEVNRDVVLAFIQPKRFRTKESVYGEYLDAIESASSEDARSEAIADLQEFSDTEPIGNGPFQWEDADSQRTLVTKYEDHPDADSINFPEMEYRYLESNQKRWSALQNGQTDGSATLFMPENQLNQLPDSVRVGLIPRHWGMGLVFDLEHDDFGQRAVRQAVAHVVNREDVAANAAAGTESKLGVEIPSGLTGAFSGNVKDVWLDGVADDFDDYSFGESGTDAAATLLEDAGYEKQDGTWTNTETGEPLEAPIKGPAGFTDWVAGAETIVAQLKEFGIESELIAKESSTYWGQDYANGNFVIGLQGWANYDQSYPYFHFDWMYRSSDATEYWNVPETFEEVPSRDGNGASTVTPSEQISALSRADEAEAAELIQELAWVTNQTLPTVPVMEKLAQTFLTSDEWNVPPRNSEKLQTYWPTEWLPRRGDWTAKRE; from the coding sequence ATGTCATCGGATGGCAATCAGGCCGACGTGGACGCCGGCCGACGGCGGCTGCTGAGCGCCGTCGGTGCGGCAGGTATCGCCGGGCTCGCCGGGTGTGGTGGACGGCAGTCCGCGAACACCGGGGAACAGACGCCCGAACCCACAGCGACCGAACAGTCGACCGACGGCGAGGTGAACCAGGAGGGGAAGCCGCTCGACTCGGCGCTGACGGTCGCCCAGTGGGCGGTCCCGAGCGAGTCCCAGTACAACGTCTACAACTCGAAGAACGACGCGGAGGCGCGCCGCGTCATGTTCGACCGCCTGCTGTACTACAACCTCTCCTCACAGGAGTACGAAGGGTACGCGGTCTCCGACTGGGAGTTCTCGGGAGACGCCATCGACCTGACGGTGCGGGACGACTACACGTGGCACGACGGCGACGAGGTCACCGCACGCGACCTCGAGATCCAGCTGAAACTGGACATGTACACTGGCGGGTCGCTGGCCGACTACGTGAGCGACATTTCGGAGGCAGTCTCGACGTCCGGCGACAAGACGGCCCGGATGGAGTTCGAGAGCGAGGTGAACCGGGACGTCGTGCTCGCGTTCATCCAGCCCAAGCGCTTCCGCACGAAGGAGAGCGTGTACGGCGAGTACCTCGACGCCATCGAGTCCGCCTCCTCGGAGGACGCGAGGAGCGAGGCCATCGCGGACCTCCAGGAGTTCTCGGACACCGAACCGATCGGGAACGGCCCGTTCCAGTGGGAGGACGCCGACTCCCAGCGGACCCTCGTGACGAAGTACGAGGACCACCCGGACGCCGACAGCATCAACTTCCCCGAGATGGAGTATCGCTACCTGGAGTCGAACCAGAAGCGCTGGAGCGCGCTCCAGAACGGTCAGACGGACGGCTCGGCGACCCTGTTCATGCCGGAGAACCAGCTGAACCAACTCCCGGACTCCGTGCGCGTCGGGCTCATCCCGCGACACTGGGGGATGGGGCTCGTCTTCGACCTCGAGCACGACGACTTCGGCCAGCGTGCGGTCCGGCAGGCGGTGGCCCACGTCGTCAACCGCGAGGACGTCGCGGCGAACGCTGCCGCCGGCACCGAATCCAAGCTCGGCGTGGAGATCCCCTCGGGGCTCACCGGCGCCTTCTCGGGGAACGTGAAGGACGTCTGGCTCGACGGGGTGGCAGACGACTTCGACGATTACAGCTTCGGGGAGTCGGGGACGGACGCCGCGGCGACGCTGCTCGAGGACGCGGGCTACGAGAAGCAGGACGGAACCTGGACGAACACGGAGACCGGCGAACCACTCGAGGCACCGATCAAGGGACCGGCCGGCTTCACCGACTGGGTCGCGGGCGCCGAGACGATCGTCGCACAACTCAAGGAGTTCGGCATCGAGTCCGAGCTGATCGCCAAGGAGTCGTCGACCTACTGGGGCCAGGACTACGCGAACGGGAACTTCGTCATCGGGCTCCAGGGGTGGGCCAACTACGACCAGAGCTACCCGTACTTCCACTTCGACTGGATGTACCGGAGTTCCGACGCGACGGAGTACTGGAACGTCCCGGAGACGTTCGAGGAGGTGCCGAGTCGCGACGGAAACGGGGCCAGCACCGTCACGCCGAGCGAACAGATCTCCGCGCTCTCTCGAGCCGACGAGGCGGAAGCGGCCGAACTCATCCAGGAACTCGCGTGGGTGACGAACCAGACGCTCCCGACGGTCCCGGTGATGGAGAAGTTGGCACAGACGTTCCTCACCTCGGACGAATGGAACGTCCCGCCGCGCAACAGCGAGAAGTTACAGACGTACTGGCCGACCGAGTGGCTCCCCCGTCGCGGTGACTGGACGGCGAAACGCGAGTGA
- a CDS encoding glycoside hydrolase family 15 protein has protein sequence MHLRFALEDARRHEGDSTRFPGERRTVAGRFTGDPDGDRLLHVEPDGTIADFGYPFSRRAGIAAARFGIETNDGVAWFDDDRCEPVGQRYHEDTALVVTEVATPNGRVELFDLALGDGDAHVRHVRGLAAPLVAAVAFAPDGRTGRVAQLHHSDAVEAYHAHEHDYIAAADGFREVRGEAVPNFDALRNGGASLGESGEEAVLSGAVVAVAEPTEGAVTLSTLPAGRDREAGLARVREAAREHDGPTALRSVATEHTLADTTPTPAVASDLRVLSLLRGTAGRRIAGPEFDRFYANSGGYGYTWFRDDAEIAGFLLEADREFDLGLTDWHAKSARAYCDAQGEDGTWPHRVWPGDGALAPGWANDRLTDGGGDAYQADQTASVLSFLAAYREHGPASGVADDVDEAIADGVDAMLADTADDGRPVRCQNAWEDMHGRFTHTAATFLEGYAAVAATDHPDAHRARDAAGRVSEAIEDLWVPERGAYALRTDRDEVDDRLDSATLALADAYREYARIAAVDDVHVERLLIHLEATLGGLRRTTDAVDGLVRYEGDPWRRQEQAREKVWTVSTAWGARAAASVGTLLRERGDDRANDWFGRSHRLLALVAPDGPLSTDADYLPEQRFDDGTPDSATPLGWPHAIRSATLATLTAAGASTPAGLPEKRM, from the coding sequence ATGCATCTCCGATTCGCCCTGGAGGACGCGCGTCGTCACGAGGGGGATTCGACACGGTTCCCCGGCGAACGGCGCACCGTCGCGGGGCGATTCACCGGCGACCCGGACGGGGACAGGCTCCTCCACGTCGAACCCGACGGCACCATCGCGGACTTCGGCTACCCGTTCTCGCGGCGGGCCGGTATCGCCGCCGCCCGGTTCGGCATCGAGACGAATGACGGGGTGGCATGGTTCGACGACGATAGGTGTGAACCGGTCGGCCAGCGGTACCACGAGGACACCGCGCTCGTCGTCACCGAGGTCGCCACGCCGAACGGGCGGGTCGAACTGTTCGACCTCGCGCTCGGGGACGGCGACGCGCACGTCCGGCACGTTCGGGGACTGGCGGCGCCGCTCGTCGCCGCCGTCGCGTTCGCGCCCGACGGGCGGACGGGTCGCGTCGCACAGCTCCACCACAGCGACGCCGTGGAGGCGTACCACGCCCACGAGCACGACTACATCGCCGCGGCGGACGGCTTCCGTGAGGTTCGCGGCGAGGCCGTCCCGAACTTCGACGCCCTCCGTAATGGGGGCGCTTCCCTCGGCGAGTCCGGCGAGGAGGCGGTGTTGAGCGGCGCGGTCGTCGCGGTTGCGGAGCCGACCGAGGGCGCGGTTACGCTCTCGACGCTCCCGGCCGGACGTGACCGGGAGGCGGGGCTCGCTCGCGTCCGCGAGGCGGCGCGCGAGCATGACGGGCCGACCGCCCTCCGGAGTGTCGCGACCGAGCACACACTGGCCGACACGACCCCGACCCCGGCCGTGGCGTCGGACCTGCGCGTGCTGTCGCTCCTCCGGGGTACGGCCGGCCGACGGATCGCCGGGCCGGAGTTCGATCGGTTCTACGCCAACTCGGGCGGCTACGGCTACACCTGGTTCCGCGACGACGCCGAGATCGCCGGGTTCCTGCTGGAGGCCGACCGGGAGTTCGACCTCGGGTTGACCGACTGGCACGCGAAGAGCGCCCGGGCGTACTGCGACGCCCAGGGCGAGGATGGGACTTGGCCCCACCGCGTCTGGCCGGGCGACGGCGCGCTCGCTCCCGGCTGGGCGAACGACCGGCTCACCGACGGCGGCGGCGACGCCTACCAGGCCGACCAGACCGCGAGCGTCCTGTCGTTCCTGGCGGCGTACCGGGAACACGGGCCGGCGTCCGGGGTCGCCGACGACGTGGACGAGGCCATCGCCGACGGCGTCGACGCGATGCTCGCGGACACGGCCGATGACGGCCGCCCCGTCCGCTGTCAGAACGCGTGGGAGGACATGCACGGCCGGTTCACCCACACCGCCGCGACGTTCCTCGAGGGGTACGCCGCCGTCGCCGCGACGGACCACCCCGACGCCCACCGCGCCCGCGACGCGGCCGGGCGTGTGTCGGAAGCGATAGAGGACCTCTGGGTGCCGGAACGGGGTGCGTACGCACTCAGAACCGACCGCGACGAGGTCGACGACAGGCTCGACTCCGCGACCCTCGCGCTCGCGGACGCCTACCGTGAGTACGCCCGCATCGCCGCCGTGGACGACGTGCACGTCGAGCGGCTCCTGATACATCTCGAGGCCACGCTCGGGGGGCTCCGCCGGACGACCGACGCCGTCGACGGTCTGGTCCGCTACGAGGGCGACCCGTGGCGTCGGCAGGAGCAGGCTCGAGAGAAGGTTTGGACCGTCTCGACGGCCTGGGGCGCCCGGGCGGCCGCATCGGTCGGGACGCTCCTCAGGGAACGGGGCGACGACCGGGCGAACGATTGGTTCGGCCGTTCCCACCGGCTGCTGGCGCTGGTCGCTCCAGACGGGCCGCTCTCGACCGACGCTGACTACCTCCCGGAGCAACGCTTCGACGACGGAACGCCCGACAGCGCGACCCCGCTGGGGTGGCCCCATGCCATTCGGAGCGCGACGCTCGCGACGCTGACGGCGGCAGGAGCGTCGACGCCGGCAGGGCTCCCCGAGAAAAGGATGTAG
- a CDS encoding serine/threonine-protein kinase RIO2: MVGNVAGVMAELEPEDFYLLSGVEQGMRFSEWVNREKLPGYADITEEEVDYRIDRCADRGLIRRKTIQYEGYQLTFEGYDALALRTFAERDTVLGMGAPLGVGKESDVYEVESYRPFALKFHREGYTNFREVRKGRDYTADHHHVSWQYTARKAAEREYGALEDLYPTVSVPRPVDHNRHAIVMEKLPGPELADAKLRSEQVVGVLDLVLREMATAYRVGYVHADMSEYNVAVSEDGVVVFDWPQSVETDHENADELLARDVANLVGYFRRKYPRETPDVDTDAVADAIADGEFESVRTFTEAER, from the coding sequence ATGGTCGGGAACGTCGCCGGGGTGATGGCGGAGCTCGAACCCGAGGACTTCTACCTCCTCTCGGGCGTCGAGCAGGGGATGCGCTTCTCCGAGTGGGTGAACCGCGAGAAGCTCCCCGGCTACGCCGATATCACCGAGGAGGAGGTCGACTACCGCATCGACCGCTGTGCCGACCGCGGGCTGATCCGGCGCAAGACCATCCAGTACGAGGGGTACCAGCTCACCTTCGAGGGGTACGACGCGCTGGCGCTCCGGACGTTCGCCGAGCGCGACACCGTGCTTGGGATGGGGGCCCCCCTCGGCGTCGGCAAGGAGTCGGACGTGTACGAGGTCGAGTCGTACCGCCCGTTCGCGCTGAAGTTCCACCGCGAGGGGTACACGAACTTCCGGGAGGTCCGCAAGGGGCGCGACTACACCGCGGACCACCACCACGTCTCCTGGCAGTACACCGCCCGGAAGGCCGCCGAGCGCGAGTACGGCGCGCTGGAGGACCTCTACCCGACGGTGTCCGTCCCCCGCCCGGTGGACCACAACCGCCACGCCATCGTGATGGAGAAGCTCCCCGGACCTGAGCTCGCCGACGCGAAACTCCGGTCCGAGCAGGTCGTCGGCGTCCTGGACCTGGTCCTCCGGGAGATGGCCACGGCCTACCGGGTCGGCTACGTCCACGCCGACATGAGCGAGTACAACGTCGCCGTCAGCGAGGACGGCGTCGTCGTGTTCGACTGGCCACAGTCGGTCGAGACGGACCACGAGAACGCCGACGAACTGCTGGCTCGCGACGTGGCGAACCTCGTCGGCTACTTCCGGCGGAAGTACCCACGGGAAACGCCCGACGTCGACACGGACGCGGTCGCCGACGCCATCGCCGACGGGGAGTTCGAGTCGGTGCGGACGTTCACCGAGGCCGAGCGGTAG
- a CDS encoding lipoate--protein ligase family protein, whose product MTDGIEPGPLADRDWRLIREEARPGPLNMALDEVAAESAAGDGPRTVRVYRWEPSCLSLGYNQDPETVDWDGCADAGVDVTRRQTGGGGIYHDYDGDISYSITAPAAELPGALLDAYHLLCEPVLDAFRRLGVDADYASEEREAIYHPACYLRGLHPAHDVLSDGGDGRKLSGNAQYRREDAVIQHGSVTYEAKAAEHLACFVDPGVSESEFRDRVAGIAELTDATRAEAVGAFEDALSEWADAEAGEWTDAELARAEEIADEKYRSDDWVRRVPGGR is encoded by the coding sequence ATGACCGACGGCATCGAACCCGGCCCGCTCGCGGACCGCGACTGGCGCCTGATCCGGGAGGAGGCCCGCCCCGGCCCGCTGAACATGGCGCTCGACGAGGTGGCCGCCGAGTCGGCCGCCGGGGACGGCCCGCGAACCGTCCGGGTGTACCGGTGGGAGCCGTCCTGCCTCTCGCTCGGCTACAACCAGGACCCGGAGACCGTCGACTGGGACGGCTGCGCCGACGCGGGCGTGGACGTGACCCGCCGGCAGACTGGCGGCGGCGGCATCTACCACGACTACGACGGCGACATCTCCTACTCCATCACCGCCCCGGCCGCCGAACTCCCGGGGGCGCTCCTGGACGCCTACCACCTGCTCTGCGAACCGGTGCTCGACGCCTTCCGCCGGCTCGGAGTCGACGCCGACTACGCGAGCGAGGAGCGCGAGGCGATCTACCACCCGGCGTGCTACCTCCGGGGCCTCCACCCCGCCCACGACGTGCTCTCGGACGGCGGCGACGGTCGGAAGCTCTCCGGGAACGCCCAGTACCGCCGCGAGGACGCGGTCATCCAGCACGGCTCCGTCACGTACGAAGCGAAGGCGGCCGAGCACCTCGCGTGCTTCGTCGACCCGGGCGTGTCCGAATCCGAGTTCCGCGACCGCGTGGCGGGCATCGCGGAGCTGACGGACGCCACCCGCGCCGAGGCGGTCGGGGCGTTCGAGGACGCCCTCTCCGAGTGGGCCGACGCCGAAGCGGGCGAGTGGACCGACGCGGAACTCGCCCGCGCCGAGGAGATCGCCGACGAGAAGTACCGGAGCGACGACTGGGTTCGGCGCGTCCCCGGCGGCCGCTGA
- a CDS encoding deoxyribonuclease IV → MTELRVGAHESIAGGVYNAVDDVIEDGGNCGQIFTHSPQVWKHGEIDEEEAERFRSTADENDVGPWVIHSSYLVNLCTPKDDLREKSVDSMQKEVDAAAELGVPYVNVHLGAHTGAGVEGGLDNAASALEELDVPDGVTVLIESDAGSGTKLGGDFEHLAGVLDRCDLDLDICLDTAHAFAAGYDLSTEEGVEETIAELDEVVGLEHLKYVHLNDSKHECGTNKDEHAHIGEGLIGEEGMRAFINHEDLLDVPLVLETPTEDGKSFAWNIQRVKELRE, encoded by the coding sequence ATGACGGAACTTCGCGTCGGCGCACACGAATCGATCGCCGGCGGCGTGTACAACGCCGTCGACGACGTCATCGAGGACGGCGGCAACTGCGGACAGATCTTCACCCACTCGCCGCAGGTCTGGAAGCACGGCGAGATCGACGAGGAGGAGGCCGAGCGCTTCCGGTCGACCGCGGACGAGAACGACGTCGGCCCGTGGGTCATCCACTCGTCGTACCTCGTGAACCTCTGCACGCCGAAGGACGACCTCCGCGAGAAGTCGGTCGACTCCATGCAGAAGGAGGTCGACGCGGCCGCCGAACTCGGCGTCCCGTACGTGAACGTCCACCTCGGGGCCCACACCGGCGCCGGCGTCGAGGGCGGGCTGGACAACGCAGCGTCCGCGCTGGAGGAACTCGACGTGCCGGACGGCGTGACCGTGCTCATCGAGTCGGACGCCGGGTCGGGCACGAAGCTCGGCGGCGACTTCGAGCACCTCGCCGGCGTCCTCGATCGCTGCGACCTCGACCTCGACATCTGCCTCGACACGGCCCACGCGTTCGCGGCCGGCTACGACCTCTCGACCGAGGAGGGGGTCGAGGAGACGATCGCCGAACTGGACGAGGTCGTCGGGCTGGAGCACCTGAAGTACGTCCACCTGAACGACTCGAAACACGAGTGCGGGACGAACAAGGACGAGCACGCCCACATCGGCGAGGGGCTCATCGGCGAGGAGGGAATGCGCGCGTTCATCAACCACGAGGACCTGCTCGACGTGCCCCTGGTGCTGGAGACGCCCACGGAGGACGGGAAGTCGTTCGCCTGGAACATCCAGCGCGTGAAGGAACTACGAGAGTAG
- a CDS encoding sensor histidine kinase — translation MDSTQGAGSPSRTDGDGTGARPALSDTGSARSALWDRLPMLLGGLALVLFVSLADRWFIEGESAPPLFSVDTLTAVVFVVPLAIGFGYGGYWLQRSSISRQRFRRIGYWCGGGIVVFLGVNLAIMATWPPESPAFAFGWGRFSFAVGGVGGLLMGIIEARSIERGRAAERAVTRAEMAEDQQKWFDYLNGLLRHEILNTVNVLSGNVTLLVEENDLDDETLDRLETVQRQCRNMELVIRDVRVLIEATTGDAELGPVDLADVVADEVQDLRDAHGSATVEVDVPETLPVVADELAGRVFSNLLTNAVKHNDGENPVVRVTARESDDWVVCRVEDDGPGVPDWKRENLFERSNDGGTDHGLGLYLVRTLIERYRGTVELTETGPAGSVFTVVLPRAAGRTTVAGEPDGPADVGDGDRDVVDPPT, via the coding sequence CCGGCGCCCGTCCCGCTCTCAGCGACACCGGTTCCGCTCGATCCGCGCTCTGGGACCGCCTCCCGATGCTCCTCGGGGGACTCGCGCTCGTACTGTTCGTGAGCCTCGCCGACAGGTGGTTCATCGAGGGGGAGAGCGCGCCGCCGCTGTTCTCCGTCGACACCCTCACTGCGGTCGTCTTCGTGGTGCCGCTCGCCATCGGGTTCGGCTACGGAGGGTACTGGCTCCAGCGCAGTTCGATATCGAGGCAGCGATTCCGTCGCATCGGCTACTGGTGCGGGGGCGGAATCGTGGTGTTCCTCGGCGTCAACCTCGCGATAATGGCCACCTGGCCGCCGGAGAGCCCCGCCTTCGCGTTCGGATGGGGCAGGTTCTCGTTCGCCGTCGGCGGGGTGGGCGGACTCCTCATGGGCATCATCGAGGCCCGGTCCATCGAGCGCGGACGCGCCGCCGAGCGGGCGGTCACCCGCGCGGAGATGGCCGAGGACCAGCAGAAGTGGTTCGACTACCTGAACGGCCTCCTCAGACACGAGATCCTGAACACGGTGAACGTCCTCTCGGGCAACGTCACGCTGCTCGTCGAGGAGAACGACCTGGACGACGAGACGCTGGACCGGCTCGAGACGGTCCAGCGCCAGTGTCGGAACATGGAACTCGTCATCCGCGACGTGCGGGTGCTCATCGAGGCCACCACCGGGGACGCCGAACTGGGTCCGGTCGACCTCGCTGACGTCGTCGCCGACGAGGTGCAGGACCTCCGGGACGCCCACGGATCGGCGACCGTCGAGGTCGACGTCCCCGAGACGCTCCCCGTGGTCGCCGACGAACTGGCGGGCCGCGTGTTCTCGAACCTCCTGACCAACGCGGTCAAGCACAACGACGGCGAGAACCCGGTCGTCCGCGTCACCGCGCGCGAGTCGGACGACTGGGTCGTCTGCCGCGTCGAGGACGACGGGCCGGGCGTCCCCGACTGGAAGCGTGAGAACCTGTTCGAACGGTCGAACGACGGCGGGACGGACCACGGGCTCGGGCTCTACCTCGTCCGGACGCTGATCGAACGGTACCGCGGCACCGTCGAACTGACGGAGACCGGGCCCGCCGGCAGCGTGTTCACCGTCGTCCTGCCGCGGGCCGCCGGGCGGACGACCGTGGCCGGGGAACCCGACGGGCCGGCCGACGTCGGGGATGGCGACCGCGACGTGGTCGACCCCCCGACGTAG